TGGCCGAGGCGCCGCTGCGCCGCGCTTCATCCACCTGGTATTCGTCGATGATGAAATCCTTGCGCAGCAGCGGTGTCTTTACTGCTGAGGAAATCTCCTGCAAATACCGGCAGCTGCCCTGAAAATAATCCCGCTCCGTCAGGACGGATATGGCCGCCGCGCCGGCTTGTTCGTATTCCCTGGCGATGTCCACGTAGGGAAACTCCTCTGCAATGACGCCTTTCGACGGCGACGCCCTCTTGACTTCGCAGATAGGCGATATGCCCGGTTGTTTGAGGGCCTGCTCGAAGGGAAAGCCCTCTGCTGCCGGCGCGTCCAGAGCCATCTGCCGCATCTCGTCCCGCGAAATTTGCCGTATATCTTCCGCCAGCCGTTTGGCGACGGCGGCGGCAATCGTATCTAGTATCATGATATCCTCCTAAGCGATGTGGCTCTGGGCAATAAAGGCATCCAAGGTCTGAATCGCTTTGCCGCTGTCGATAAGCTCTTCGGCCAGCCGAACGCCGCCTTCAAAGGTCGACGCCTTTCCGGCAACGTACAAGCCGGCCCCGGCATTGAGGACGACGGCCGTCCGCCGCGTGCCTTTTTCCCCGCTCAGGACGCTGCGGGTAATCGCGGCGTTTTCCGCCGGCGTGCCGCCGACGATATCCGACTTCGCGCCGCGCTGCAGTCCGAACTGTTCCGGCTCGATGACGTAGGTCTTAAAGGTATCGCCGTCGAATTCGCAGATTTTCGTCGGCGCCGACGCCGATATTTCGTCCATCCGGTCCAGGCCGTACACGGCCATTCCCTTTTTGACGCCCAGGCCGTGCAGGGCGTGGGCCAGGGGCTCTACCAGGCTTTCGTCGTACACGCCGAGGATTTGGTGATCTGCATGGGCCGGATTCGTAAGGGGCCCCAGGATATTGAACACCGTCGGAACGCTCAGTTCTTTGCGGACCGGCCCGACGTACTTCATGGCCTTGTGATAATGCTGGGCAAAGAGGAAGCAGAACCCTACACTGCGGAGCAGCTCGACGCACCGCTTTGGTTCCATGCAGATATTCGCTCCCAGGGCTTCCAGCACGTCGGCGGCGCCGCTCTTGGACGTAGCCGCCCGGTTGCCGTGCTTCGCCACCTTGCAGCCGCCGGCGGCGCAGACGAAGCCCGACGTAGTGGAAATATTGAACGATCCCGACTTATCGCCGCCGGTTCCGACGATTTCCAACACACCGTCGCAGCCGTCTACGGGCAGGGCATGGGCCCGCATCGCCTTGGCGCAGGCTGTGATCTCGTCGATCGTCGTCCCCTTGGCCTGCAGCGCCGTCAAGAAGGCTGCCGTCTGGACCGGCGTCGTTTCGCCGCTCATAATTTCGTCGATGACGGCCATCGTTTCTTCCATGGTCAAATCTATTTTCTGTATCAATTTTACCGTTGCTTCTCGTATCATGATGACATCCCCCTCCGCATAGATCGTCTACGCCGATAGCTGTAAAAAATTTCGAATCATTATCGGGCCTTCCGGTGTCAGGATGGACTCCGGATGAAACTGCAGCCCGTATATAGGATAGCGTCTGTGTCCGACGGCCATGATTTCCTTTTCGTCTGTCTCAGCCAATATTTCCAATTCGTCCGGCAGCGTTCCCCTCTTCGCCGCCAGCGAATGGTAGCGGCCAACGTCGATAGCCGGCGGCACGTCCTGGAACAGCGGCGACGGGCTGCAGATATGCGCCACAGACTGCTTGCCGTGCATGAGCCGTTCGGCGTATGTAATCTCTCCGCCGAAGGCTTCGCAAATGGCCTGATGGCCTAGGCACACGCCTAAGATGGGCACCTTGCCGGCAAAATGCCGAATAGCTTCTTCGCAAATGCCCGCCTCGGCCGGCCGCCCCGGCCCCGGCGAGATGACCAGGTGGTCGGGCCCCATGGCTTCGATAGCCCCGACCGTCGTCTCGTCATTCCGCACGACGGTAATCCGTCGGTCGAACTGTCCCAGCAGCTGGTAGAGATTGTAGGAAAAGCTGTCGTAATTATCAATAAGCACAATCATCGTCTATCCCTCCGTCGGCCTGCCGGATCGCCATGACCACGGCCTGAATTTTATTGAGACATTCCTGATATTCCCGTTCGGGCACGCTGTCGGCTACGATGCCCGCTCCGGACCGGACGAACAAGCGCCGGCCTTTCTTGTAAGCCAAGCGGATGCCGATGCACATATCCATGTTGCCCGTGAAATCAATATACCCGACAGCGCCGCCGTATACGCCCCGCTTTTTCCCTTCCAGCTCGTCGATAATCTGACAAGCCCGGATCTTCGGAGCTCCCGACAGCGTCCCCGCCGGCAGGACTGCTCCTACGGCGTCGACAGCCGTCTTATCTTTGCAAATCGTCCCCTTTACCGTAGACCCCAGGTGCATGACGTGGGAAAACCGCAGGACGTCTAAGTACGACTCGACGTGGACGGAGCCGAATTCGCTGACGCGCCCCAGGTCGTTTCGCCCCAAATCGACGAGCATGTTATGCTCCGCCAATTCTTTTTCGTTGTGCAGGAGCTCCTGCTCCAGCGCCGCGTCTTCTTCGTCCGACGCACCTCTGGGGCGCGTCCCCGCCAGGGGGAAAGTAAAGAGCGATCCGTTATGAAGCTTTACCAGCGTTTCCGGAGAAGAGCCGGCAATTTCCAGATCCTTTCCTGACAAATAAAACATGTACGGCGACGGGTTCGTCGTCCGCAGGACGCGGTATACGTCGAAGAGGCTGCCGTCGGCTTCCGCCTCCATCCGATTGGATAAGACGACCTGGAAGATATCGCCTTCGCGTATATAGTGCTTTCCCGCCTCTACCATGCGGCAGTATTCCTCGCGGGAAAACATGGGCTGGAAGGGGCTTTGCAGCCGCAGAGGAGCGATGTCGGCCCCTTTGCCGCGGCGGATGAGCCGCTCCATCTGCTCCAGCTCCAGCAGCGCCTTTTGATAATGCTCGTCCGCTCCGTCAAGCCGCACGTTGGCAATCAAGAAAATGGTCTGCTTCAAATGGTCGAAGACGATGACCTTATCGAACAGGAACAAATCGAAATCCAGTATATCTTCATCGTCGTCAGCCTCTAAATGCAGCGACGGCTCGGCGTACTGAATATAATCGTAGGCGACGTATCCGACAAGGCCGCCGGTAAAGGGCGGAAGACCGTCGATGCGGGGCGCCGCGTTGTCCGCCAACACCTGCCGAAGGAAGGACGCCGGGTCTGCCGTTTGAACCTCTATATCCGTACCGGCCCGGATGTGGACCGTCCCGTCCTTGCAGGCCAGCTCCATCTGGGGATCATATCCTAAAAACGTGTACCGCCCCCACCGCTTGGAGTCCTCCATGCTCTCCAGCAAGTAACACTGGGAGCTCACGGTTTTCAAAATCCGCATCACCTCGACAGGCGTCCGGATATCAGCGTACATGCGCCGGCTGACCGGCACGGTTTTATACTGGGGGCCGTAGGCCTTTACTTCTTCTAATGACAGCATCGCTGGTTCCTCCTATAAAAAAATCCGCCCATGACAAAGTCTACAACTTGTCAAGGACGGATATAGTTTCTCCGCGGTGCCACCTTGCTTTAGGATATGACTCCTACTCTCGACGGAATGCCATCACATTCCCGGCAACTGACGTATGCCTCCACGTCGCAGAATACTCGGCTAAAGCCTTTGACTGCGCCCTCAGCGGTCCATTTAACGAGCTGCGTTCGGCCGGCTTCTCAGCACCCCGGCTCTCTGTACGTGCACGACATCGTTTTTACTTCCGCCTCACTGGTTTTCATGGGCTATGTTCGTTTGTTGTTTTGTATGATATATCAAAAAAACTAATATGTCAAGGATTTATCTCTTTAAATTTTAAAACAATCGTTTTACGTAATTAAGATAATACATTATAGTGCAAAAAAACGCATCTCTCTTTGTTGGAGGGAATGCAAAGAGAGATGCGCTGAAAGCTATGTATGGCTTAGGTAATCTGATTAGAAGAAGGCCAGGAAAGGCGATACGACTAAGAGCACGCCGGCGAAGATGATAAGGACCAGCGTAATGCCCTTATATTTGTGCAGGGAATTGACCTTGTACACCAGGTAGGCCGGAATCAGGCAGCCGATCAAGCCGAAGATAGGCCCAAGAAGGGTTAACAGCTTGAGAACCGGCGCATTGAGAACGATAGCGCCCCAGGCAACGGCTACGGCAAAGACGAGGATACCCGTTTTTACCATCGACTTGTTAATCCGTTCTTCCGGCATCACGCGGCGCAGAATGTTCAGGGCAATGCCGCCGCAGGCTTCGCGGAAGCCAAGGAATACGCTGAAGAATGCCGTCATGACAGAGAAGATGTTCAAAATCAGGCTGAAAATTTTAACGGCGCTGCCGTCAAACCCTCTAGCTACGATAGCCAGGGCAGAGATGTTCTGAGAGTAGGCTTCTACAGCCTGTTCATGGCCCATGGCCAGGTTGAAGGACATAGCATAAGAGAAAATCGTAATGAACAGGACGCTGAAGGCAATCTTCATAGCCCGCATCGCTTTATACCGCGCTACGTAGATAGACTTGTGATGAGAGCGGTAGGAAATAACCATCGGGCTGATGCTGGGAAGGAACAAAATCGACGTCAGCGTAACCGGCAGCATGGCGATGGTGTTCTTAATCAGGAAGCCCAGGTCGGGGAATACGCCGATATTGGCGATGTTCCAATGCTGAACCATGATGCCACCGAGACAGATGACGACGAGGAGCTTTGTCAAAACCATGAGCGTAGACATGCGGAACAGCAGCTGTTCGCCCCGCGACGCCAGTGCAACCATAACGCAG
This region of Megasphaera stantonii genomic DNA includes:
- the trpD gene encoding anthranilate phosphoribosyltransferase produces the protein MIREATVKLIQKIDLTMEETMAVIDEIMSGETTPVQTAAFLTALQAKGTTIDEITACAKAMRAHALPVDGCDGVLEIVGTGGDKSGSFNISTTSGFVCAAGGCKVAKHGNRAATSKSGAADVLEALGANICMEPKRCVELLRSVGFCFLFAQHYHKAMKYVGPVRKELSVPTVFNILGPLTNPAHADHQILGVYDESLVEPLAHALHGLGVKKGMAVYGLDRMDEISASAPTKICEFDGDTFKTYVIEPEQFGLQRGAKSDIVGGTPAENAAITRSVLSGEKGTRRTAVVLNAGAGLYVAGKASTFEGGVRLAEELIDSGKAIQTLDAFIAQSHIA
- a CDS encoding anthranilate synthase component II; the encoded protein is MIVLIDNYDSFSYNLYQLLGQFDRRITVVRNDETTVGAIEAMGPDHLVISPGPGRPAEAGICEEAIRHFAGKVPILGVCLGHQAICEAFGGEITYAERLMHGKQSVAHICSPSPLFQDVPPAIDVGRYHSLAAKRGTLPDELEILAETDEKEIMAVGHRRYPIYGLQFHPESILTPEGPIMIRNFLQLSA
- the trpC gene encoding indole-3-glycerol phosphate synthase TrpC is translated as MILDTIAAAVAKRLAEDIRQISRDEMRQMALDAPAAEGFPFEQALKQPGISPICEVKRASPSKGVIAEEFPYVDIAREYEQAGAAAISVLTERDYFQGSCRYLQEISSAVKTPLLRKDFIIDEYQVDEARRSGASAILLICALLDDEQLDKLFRRADSLGLSALVEAHDEDEVRRAVAVGARIIGVNNRNLKDFSVSLDMSCRLRPLVPKDVLFVAESGIRCRADIDRLREAGADAVLIGETLMRSADKKAALVELTGERHG
- the trpE gene encoding anthranilate synthase component I, which produces MLSLEEVKAYGPQYKTVPVSRRMYADIRTPVEVMRILKTVSSQCYLLESMEDSKRWGRYTFLGYDPQMELACKDGTVHIRAGTDIEVQTADPASFLRQVLADNAAPRIDGLPPFTGGLVGYVAYDYIQYAEPSLHLEADDDEDILDFDLFLFDKVIVFDHLKQTIFLIANVRLDGADEHYQKALLELEQMERLIRRGKGADIAPLRLQSPFQPMFSREEYCRMVEAGKHYIREGDIFQVVLSNRMEAEADGSLFDVYRVLRTTNPSPYMFYLSGKDLEIAGSSPETLVKLHNGSLFTFPLAGTRPRGASDEEDAALEQELLHNEKELAEHNMLVDLGRNDLGRVSEFGSVHVESYLDVLRFSHVMHLGSTVKGTICKDKTAVDAVGAVLPAGTLSGAPKIRACQIIDELEGKKRGVYGGAVGYIDFTGNMDMCIGIRLAYKKGRRLFVRSGAGIVADSVPEREYQECLNKIQAVVMAIRQADGGIDDDCAY
- a CDS encoding amino acid permease yields the protein MNSSAALARQAGMTDVEWKAAVKFDSTDWGWVIMSIGMAIGAGIVFLPVQVGLVGIWVYLFSAIIAYPAIYLLQRLFINTLADSPRCEDYPSVISGYLGKNWGFLLGILYFLSILICVFMYSTALTNDSASFLYSFGVTDTLLSDSPFYGLAIICVMVALASRGEQLLFRMSTLMVLTKLLVVICLGGIMVQHWNIANIGVFPDLGFLIKNTIAMLPVTLTSILFLPSISPMVISYRSHHKSIYVARYKAMRAMKIAFSVLFITIFSYAMSFNLAMGHEQAVEAYSQNISALAIVARGFDGSAVKIFSLILNIFSVMTAFFSVFLGFREACGGIALNILRRVMPEERINKSMVKTGILVFAVAVAWGAIVLNAPVLKLLTLLGPIFGLIGCLIPAYLVYKVNSLHKYKGITLVLIIFAGVLLVVSPFLAFF